The proteins below are encoded in one region of Oryzias melastigma strain HK-1 linkage group LG7, ASM292280v2, whole genome shotgun sequence:
- the LOC112140019 gene encoding protein-serine O-palmitoleoyltransferase porcupine has protein sequence MELSSRLQVWRQLAQTCGLSSIEQSLQQLWMLLLLCLLCRMSFRLGLVQTAKHGVSALTGMLGLFLFFQLHMLWVLSLSGLCYVVLLVSRHCGSRGLVLSAVILIYLLLGELHLIDAVTWHKIRGSQMVVAMKAISLAFDLDRGAVGSLPSPAQFLGYLLFVGTAVFGPWISFSTYRRAVAGAQLSWSWLLSSALSLVKSHICLLVCTCIAPYLFPLFVPIYGNALTQRWLRAYENAVSFHFSNYYVAHLSEGTSMLAGACFTEEKEHVCWDMSVVKPLQVEMPRSMVLVVTSWNIPMSRWLKTYVFKNAMKVGTFPAILVTYTASALLHGLSFHLGAVLLSLGFITYVEHVLRKRLASIFSACILSRPCASDCSHQHKKNYWVLLLNLLFSFLTIFHLTYLGSMFDPGTDEQEVEEGYAAVHTIQRWSELNWASHWILFACWIFYRLIL, from the exons ATGGAGCTGTCCAGCCGGCTGCAGGTGTGGCGGCAGCTGGCCCAGACCTGCGGCCTCAGCAGCATCGAGCAGAGCCTGCAGCAGCTGTGgatgctgctgctcctctgcctCCTGTGCAGGATGAGCTTCAGACTGG gacTCGTGCAGACGGCGAAGCATGGCGTGTCTGCGCTGACGGGGATGTTGGGCCTCTTCCTGTTCTTCCAGCTGCACATGCTGTGGGTGCTGTCGCTCAGCGGGCTCTGCTACGTCGTCCTGCTGGTTAGCAGGCACTGCGGCAGCCGAGGACTCGTTCTGTCTGCTGTCATCCTCATCTACCTTCTGCTGGG AGAGTTGCATTTGATCGATGCAGTGACCTGGCACAAGATTAGAG GCTCTCAGATGGTCGTGGCCATGAAGGCCATCTCTCTGGCCTTTGACCTGGACAGGGGGGCGGTGGGCAGCCTTCCCTCCCCAGCCCAGTTTCTGGGCTATCTCCTGTTCGTGGGCACGGCTGTGTTCGGCCCGTGGATCAGCTTCTCCACCTACAGGAGGGCAGTCGCCGGTGCTCAGCTG AGCTGGTCGTGGCTGCTAAGCTCCGCCCTCAGCCTCGTGAAGAGCCACATTTGTCTGCTGGTGTGCACCTGCATCGCCCCCTACCTGTTCCCTCTGTTTGTCCCCATATATGGAAACGCGCTCACGCAAAG GTGGCTGCGTGCGTACGAGAACGCCGTGTCCTTCCACTTCAGTAACTACTACGTGGCTCACCTCAGCGAAGGCACCAGCATGTTGGCCGGAGCGTGCTTCACGGAGGAGAAGGAGCACGTCTGCTG GGACATGAGCGTGGTGAAGCCTCTGCAGGTGGAAATGCCGCGTTCAATGGTGTTGGTGGTGACGTCCTGGAACATCCCGATGTCCCGATGGCTGAAGACCT ATGTCTTCAAGAACGCCATGAAAGTGGGAACATTTCCCGCCATCCTGGTGACCTACACAGCCAGCGCTCTGTTGCAT GGTCTGAGCTTCCACCTGGGAGCTGTCCTGCTGTCGCTGGGGTTCATCACCTACGTGGAGCACG TCCTGAGGAAGAGGCTGGCGTCCATCTTCAGCGCGTGCATCCTGTCCAGACCCTGCGCCTCGGACTGCAGCCATCAACACAAGAAG AATTATTGGGTGTTGTTGTTGAACCTGCTCTTCAGCTTTCTAACCATCTTCCATCTCACCTACTTGGGTTCCATGTTTGATCCTGGCACTGATGAGCAGGAAGTGGAGGAG GGCTATGCAGCCGTTCACACCATCCAGAGGTGGTCCGAGCTGAACTGGGCCAGTCACTGGATCCTCTTTGCTTGCTGGATCTTCTACCGTTTGATTCTGTGA
- the si:dkey-16n15.6 gene encoding organic solute transporter subunit alpha produces MGRGSNCSWIGPEIPLSSQIFRAIRDELWLFLIPAGLCLVLLGVFLEEVGFILRHVASSRRKRLYLWILGMYPAFALTSLIALYVPRSSSLCNFIASLYHSITLLKFMGLITDFFGGKAFMLTALSGQTVSPDPFPCCCCCCLPMVAINRSSRAWMMVAVLQLSVVRSILFFITLVLWTDEQYDYGDVDSVNPNLYVNAIICVSTFVSFYGHLLFYKATKSALHGYGLRAKFICIVVVLVLCGLQSGILETLGALEVIPCTPPFSVLTRSQMIYHYSVIVEMFCIGLYARHTFRKVEPSEEKDPDARATIRKTEKAVQTESSGQECSRAADSARPGLFFGSATNVGYSSDSEDSLCRIEHAPLDGFHFPKQQHPSRLEASEQRAGDPSGIHLNHFTVRADINYHDSKDVTVV; encoded by the exons ATGGGGAGAGGCAGCAACTGCAGCTGGATCGGGCCTGAGATCCCGTTATCGTCACAGATCTTCAGAG CCATCAGAGATGAGCTGTGGCTCTTCCTCATCCCGGCTGGGCTCTGCCTCGTCTTACTGGGGGTGTTCCTGGAGGAGGTGGGCTTCATCCTGCGCCATGTTGCCTCATCTCGACGAAAGCGCCTCTATCTGTGGATATTAGGAATGTACCCG GCGTTTGCTTTGACCTCCCTCATAGCCCTGTATGTTCCACGCTCCTCTTCACTCTGTAATTTCATTGCATCACT GTATCACTCCATCACTTTGCTGAAATTCATGGGACTCATTACGGACTTTTTTGGAGGAAAGGCCTTCATGCTGACTGCTCTGTCTGGGCAGACGGTGTCTCCTGATCCCTtcccctgctgctgctgctgctgtcttcCAATGGTGGCCATCAACAG AAGCAGCCGTGCATGGATGATGGTTGCGGTGCTGCAGCTCTCGGTGGTACGCAGCATCCTCTTCTTCATCACTCTGGTGTTGTGGACAGATGAGCAATACGATTATGGAGAT GTGGATTCGGTCAATCCAAACCTGTACGTGAATGCCATTATCTGTGTGTCGACCTTTGTGTCCTTCTACGGCCACCTTCTGTTCTACAAAGCCACTAAGAGCGCTCTGCATGGCTACGGACTGAGAGCCAAGTTCATCTGCATCGTGGTGGTGTTGGTGCTGTGCGGCCTGCAGAGCGGCATCCTGGAGACCTTGGGTGCTCTGGAGGTCATTCCCTGCACTCCACCGTTCTCTGTCCTCACCAGATCCCAAA TGATCTACCACTACAGCGTGATCGTGGAGATGTTCTGCATCGGGTTGTACGCCCGCCACACGTTCCGTAAGGTGGAGCCGAGTGAGGAGAAGGATCCAGACGCTCGAGCGACCATCAGGAAGACGGAGAAAGCTGTTCAAACAGAGAGCAGCGGGCAGGAGTGCAGCCGGGCAGCAGACTCCGCTCGGCCCGGACTCTTCTTTGGGAGCGCCACCAACGTGGGTTACAGCAGCGACAGTGAGGACAGCCTGTGCAGGATAGAGCACGCGCCTCTGGACGGGTTCCACTTTCCTAAACAGCAACATCCAAGCAGACTGGAAGCTTCAGAGCAAAGAGCTGGAGATCCGTCTGGAAttcatttaaaccattttaCAGTGAGAGCGGACATCAATTATCATGACTCTAAGGATGTCACTGTGGTTTGA